TTCAACGAGCACCTCCCCGCCCTTCTCCACCTCGTGCTCGTACTCGCCGAACTCCTCCCACTCCAGCTCCAGCGCGCTGCCGGTGCCCCCGTGCTCAAACTCGATCTCCGCCTCCAGCCCAAAGCCGTAGGGCATCTCGCCATCGATCTTGGTCACAAAACGCGACTGCTCGAAGACCGCGCGCAGATCCTCGCGCGAGCCCCCCGGGCGAGTGGGATCGGGCCCAAAATCATGGCCGGCGAAACGCAGCTCGCCATAGCCTGAGAGCTCAAAACGAAAGGGTGAGCCTTCGCTCAGGCGAAAGACCGGCTCCACGCTCTCCAGGGAGTCGGCCGACGCCTCAAGGGCCGGCTCCTCGTCTGGCGAGGCCTCCTGCGCCTGTGCGCTCGCTGCGCTCATCACGAGCGCGGCGAAGGCTCCCATCACCACGATTTTACCCTGCGGGCCCACCTGTCTCGGCGTCATTTGAATTGGCATCGCGTGTCCTGCACCTGAGCGTGTTCACCAAAAGAAATTGAAAAGCGTTTTCAATTTCAACGCCGAAGTAAGGCAGATCACGAGCGCCGTCAACCCCCCGTTTTGTTCAACCCCGCTGCAACCCTCCAAAAAAACACCATAAAACCATTAAAAATCGCCAACTTACGGATCCAGGAATTCCCAAAACCTCGCTCTCGTGCAGCGAAAACATTGAAATTGAAACTGATTTTCATTTACAAAACAAAGAGCAGCACGTTAGGAGGCCCCTCGATCTTCCGGGGTGTGCCACCACAGCGCCCCCTTGTCTGCTCGCCACCGGCGTCGCCAACGACGCCGCATATCGATGGAGTTTTTGATGTCGACGTATCTCTCAAAATCCCTGCCCCTCTGCGGCGCGCTCATCATACTACTGGGCGCCTGCACCTCCGATGAGACCCCCGATCCGGTTGATGCCCCCCTGCCCACGCAGGCACCGGGCGTGGCCATCGCGTCACCCGACAACGGTGCGGAGCTCAACGACGCGACCGTCGACGTGACGCTCGCGTTGAGCGGAGACGTGGCCGCGCTGCGCTACGCGCTCAATGACACCACGCCGGCGGAGATCCTCCTCGACAGGGTCGTCGCCGACTACACCTTCGAGCTCAACGCGAAGCCCGGAAGCAACGTGCTCTGGGCCGAGGCGATCGCCTCCGACGGTCGCACCGCTCGCGATGAGATCGCCTTCTGGCTGAGCGAAGACCTCGCCCCGGAGATCGTCTTTGAGACCTCCGCCACCGCCCCGATCCTGGAAGACGAGGTTTTGCTGATCGCCACGATCACAAGCCCCGGCGGCGAGCTCGACGCGGTGGAGCTTCGCGTCAACGAAAACGACGTTGCCTTCAGCGAAGACGCCCTCACCCTGCTCGACGAAAACGCCTACACCTACAGCTTCGAGACGACGCTGACCCTGGGTGATGGCGAAAACCTCATTGAACTCAGCGCGCACCATGGCGAGGCCAGCGTCACCGAGACGCTCCTTCTGACGCGTGGTCAGGACACCGAGGCTCCGACCCTGGCCGGGATCAATCTGCCGGACGGTGCCAGCGTGGAGAGCCGCCAGCCCTGGTTGAGCGGACGCGTCACCGACAACGTTGAGGTGGCCGAGCTTCGCCTGCTCAAAGAGGGCGCCGATGCGGCGATCCTCACGGTGAACGAGGACGGCACCTTCGGCGCTCCGATCGATCTTCTCCCCGGCTCCAACGCCTTCACCCTGGAGGCCGAAGACGTTTTTGGTAACACCACCTCGCTTGAGCGTTCGCTCTACTTCGGGGCGCGCACCTCCGCCGGCGGCTCGCACACCGGGGTGATCCTCAACGGGCAGATCTTTGCCTGGGGCCGCAACAACAAGGGCCAGGCAGGTGTGGGCTACACCTCCCGCCTCGGCGACAGCGACCCGGCCCACCCCGATGCCCCGATGCCCGTGAGCCTGGGTGAAGGCGAAGAGGCCGTCGCGCTGGCCTTCGGCCAGAACAGCTCCCTTGCGCTCAGCGCCTCGGGCCAGGTCTACGCCTGGGGCGACAACGGAGACGGCCAGCTCTGCGTGGGCACCCCCGGCAGCGCCGAGCTCGACGAAGAGGACCGCCTTGAACCCACGCTCGTCACTCTTAATGAGCCAGCCATCGCCATCTTCCGTGGCAACAGCCACTCGCTGATCCTGGGCGCCTCGGGCCAGGTCTACGCCTGCGGTGATAACGGAAGCGGCCAGCTTGGCGACGGCACCACCGAGAGCCGCGACCTCCCCACTCCGGTTGAAGGTCTGGAGGATGTCATCGCCATCCGCGCCGGATCGGCCTCCTCCTACGCCCTGACCGCCTCAGGCCAGGTCTACGCCTGGGGTCGCAACAGCTACGGCAACCTCGCCAGCGGCACCGACGACAGCGATGCCCACCCCACCCCCGCGCTCATCGAAGGGCTCGAAGAGGTTGTGGATCTTGCCAACGGCCGCGATCACGTCGTCGCGCTGACGCGCACCGGCGAGCTCTTTGGCTGGGGCCTCAACGCCTCGAATCAGCTCGGCGAACACCCCGACTGGGACGATGGCGAAGTTCATCAGGTTGAACCGCTCACCACCATCAACGCCTCGCTCAACCTTGCGCGCGTGGGCGCCGGCGGAAACCAGAGCTTTGTCATCACCGCCGAGGGCCTGGCCTACGGCTGGGGTCAGAACGGCTTTGGCAACCTGGGCACCCCCACCGAAGACGATCTTAACCATGCTCAAGACCCTGTCTTCGGCCTTGTGGGGCTCGACGATCTGGGCGTGGGCGCGCTGCACTCGGTGGCGCTTCGCAACGACGGCCGCATCTTCACCTGGGGCTGGAGCTTCCAGGGATCGCTGGGTGCTGGCGAGAGCGCGATCAACGCCTGGAGCTACCGGGTGCCGGTGCTTGTGGACGTGGAGGCACCCTGATGCGTGTTTCGTTTTTTGTTTCCGCGCTGCTGCTGGCCGGGGGGGCCAGCGCGGCGTGTTCTTCGCCCGAGGTTGATCACCTTCCCCATGATGTAGATGTGGATGCGGAAGACTCCGGCGACGATGTTGATGCCGCCGCGGACCCGGGGTGGGGCGATGCCAGCGATGCCGACGTGAACACGACCGATGCCGATCGCCCCCTGGAGGAGGCAGACTGGATCGTCGCGCTTTTTGACGAGGGCGCCCCCCTCGGCGGGCCCCTCACCAGCGCTCCGGGTGAGAACTTCGCCTTTCTGGAGATCGCCGACGCCATCCCCGTCGAGTTGACTCAAAACTTCTCGGTGGGGCGAGAGTTGTTTATGGCGGATTGGGACCCGGCACCGGGGCCGAGGGCGGTGCTCGACGGGCTGGGTCCGCATTTTCATGAGACCGCGTGTGTCGGCTGCCACCCCACCTCGGCCGGCCGCCCGCCCACCCTGCTCGATGACGGCGACGTCGCGCCGGGGCTTTTGATCCGACTGCGCCGCCCCGACGATGGCCACTGGGTCGGCGATCCGCATTATGGCGAGCAGTTTCAGCCCCGCGCCCTCGCCGGCGTCGCCCCGGAAGGAGCTGTTCACTGGCAGCCTCATCCCGACGATCGGGGACTCATCTCGCCAGAAATCGTGCTCACGACCTCCGAGGATGCCCCCACGCTGCACTCCGAGACCCGCGCCTCCGCGCGAAACTCCCCGCAGATTGTGGGCATGGGGCTTCTGGAGGCCATCGCCGACGACGATCTTCGCGCGCTGGCCAACGCGCAGTCCGAAGGCGGTCGGGTGAGCGGTCGCGTGCACGTTCGCCCCGATGGTCGGGTGGGCCGCTTTGGCTGGAAATCCCTGCACACCACCGTGCTCGCCCAGAGCGCCGCAGCGTTTGCCGAAGACATCGGCATCACCTCAGCGCTGCACCCCGATCAGAGCTGCACCCCCACCCAGCTCGATTGCCTTGATGCCCCCTCCGGCGGCTCGCCCGAGCTCGCCGACTCCGGCCTGGAAGCCGTCGCCGAATTTCAGCGCTACATAGGCGTGCCCGCCTTTCGCGCCACCACCGACGACGCGCAGGCCCGAGAAGGTGCCCGCCACTTTGACGCCATCGGCTGCGCCGACTGCCACACCCCGCGCCAGCACACCTCCCCGGACGCCGCCGAGCTTCTGGCCAATCAGACCTTCTTCCCCTTCACCGATCTTCTCCTCCACGACATGGGGCCGGAGCTCGCCGATGCGGTAGGCGAAGGCGATGCAACGCCCTCGGAGTGGCGCACCCCACCTCTGTGGGGGCTGGGCCTTGTCCTGCAACGCTCCGACGACGCGCGCCTTCTGCACGATGGTCGCGCCTCCACCTTTCATGAGGCCATCCTCTGGCACGGCGGCGAAGCCCTCGACGCTCGCCGGAGCTACGAGGCGCTCTCACCAGCCGAGCAAGAAGCGTTGGTTCACTTTCTGGGGCGGCTTTAAATGGTGACCCACGGTCACCCTTCTGCCTGGCGGCAGGTGACCGTGGGTCACAGATCCCACCGACCGAAAACGGAACCTTCCGCCCTTGGAGCCAAAAATTTACCCCGTGGGGCGGAACCTTCCGCCCTTTGAGCCAAAAATTTCACCCGTAGGGCGGAACCTTCCGCCCTTTGAGCCAAAAATTTTCACCGATGGGGCGGAACCTTCCGGCATGTGCCGCAAAATTTTCACCGATGGGGCGGAACCTTCCGGCATGTGCCGCAAAATTTTCACCGATGGGGCGGAACCTTCCGGCATGTGCCGCAAAATTTTCACCGATGGGGCGGAACTTTCCGGCCATAGCGCCAAAAATTTACCCCGTGGGGCGGAACCTTCCGCCCTTGGAGCCAAAAATTTCACCCCTGAGGCGGAACCTTCCGCCCGGCCAGACAAACGTTTGTGGCGACCGAGGATTGAACCCGGGCCATTTTTCTTTCAGCGATGTGAACCCCAATCAGCCCCTGCGGCATCCTGACGCAGCGCATCATTTAAATGTGACCCGCGCGAAAATTTCCTCGTATCTTTCCGTTGACACAAGAATGTGCGCTTTTATCATCCCGTGCCTAACGCTCGTTAAGCTAACGGACGTTAAACAAGGCCCGCCCCATCCCTCTCTGTCGTACCGGCTTTGCTTCATGAGTGCCCCCTCCCCTCCCGAACCGCCCTCCGCATTGATGGAGACCCTTGTTGAGAGCGGTCTCAACGAGAACGCCGCGCGCATCCTCATCGCCGCCGCACGTCTCTTCAGTCAGAAGGGCTACGCCGCCACCAGCGTGCGCGAGATCGTGCAGGAGGCCGAGGTCACAAACCCCATGCTCTACTACTACTTTGAGAGCAAAGAAGGGGTCTTTCAGCGCCTGCTCACCTTTGTCGTCGACGCACTTCATCAAGCGATTGAAGACGCCATCGCCAACCACACCACGACCTATGCGCGCCTCGACGCCATCGCCCACACCTTCTTCGACGGGGTGGAGATCGCCCCGGAGCTTGTGCGCTTTGTCTACGCGGTGCTTTTTGGGCCGGTGCAGAGCCGGCCGGTGGCCGACATCGTCTGTGTGCAGCAGAAGACCCACGGTCTTCTGCGCCAGGTCTTCGACGATGGAATTGCCCATGGCGAGTTGGTACTGCACCCGGGTCGAAACACCCACTTCTTGAGCGATCAATTTATCGGGATGGTCAACAACCAGATGATGATCGCTTTTGGCATCCTCGAATTTATCGACGACGCCACCGAGTGTCGCCGGTCGCTCGACACCTATATCGGAGCAGGTGCCCGCGCGCGCCTGTTGGATTTCTTTTTTCACGGCGCGGGAACACTCGCCGCTCAGGAGACACCATGACCCCGATTGCCTCGACTTCCCCTCTTCGACGCGCGCTGATGGCGCTGGCGCTCGCCATGCTGGTGGGCGCGTGCAACTCCGAGGCCGCCGACACGCCGGAGCAGGCCCGTGTGGAGCTTCCGCCCACCCCGGTCAACGCGCTCACGCTTGAGGCGACTGAGTTTACCGACACCTTCGATGTGCTGGGTACGGCCGAGCCGGTCGACGCGGTGCGCCTGATGGCGGAGGTTCCCGGCCGCATCCTTAACGCCTATGCGGAGGAGGGCGAGGAGGTGAAGCGCGGTCAAAACATCTTCCGCATTGATGTGGAGCTGGATGCCGCACGCATCGACCTTATGAACACCCAGGTCGACGCAGCCGATCGTGAACTACGCCGCCTCCAGCGCCTGCGCTCCGAGGGTCTGGCCACCCCGCAGCAGATCGACCAGGCGACCACAAGTCTGGAGAGCGCCCGCCAAAACCTGCGTCAGACGCGCATCGGTGTATCCAAAAACCGTGTGAAGAGCCCCCTGGACGGCTACCTGGTCAACCGCACCGCCGAGCCCGGCGAATTTGCCAACCCCGGGGTGGCCCTGGCCGAAGTCATTGTCTACGACACCATCGTGGTGCACGCCCAGGTGCCCGAGTCGGAGCTTCGCCACTTAAGCGACAGCGAGACCATCGAGGTGCACTTCCCCGCCCTGCAGAAGTCCTTTGAAGGCACCATCCACCGCGTGGGCCTGCGCCCCCTGGGCGCTACCAGCACCTACCCGGTGGAAATCCGCATCGCCAACGAAGAGCTCGAGATTCGCCCCGGGATGCGCGCCAGCCTGCGCTTTGAGCGCGAGCATTATGAGCAGGTCATCATGGTCCCGCGCGAGGCCGTGCTCGAAGGCTACAACGCCCGCGAGACGATGGTCGTTGCCGAAGACGGCACCGCCGAGCTTCGCCGCGTGGAGATCGGCCCGGGTAACGCCACCAACATCATGATCACCGAGGGCCTCAACCCCGGCGACCGCCTCATTGTGCGCGGCCACCGCGCGCTGGTTGCCGGCACCCGCGTCGATATCGTCGATGATCCCCACGCATCGGCTTCGCAGGCCAAGGAGACGCTGTGAGACTGACTCGTTTTGCCATCGATCACGCCGTCGCAGTCTATGTGTTGATCGTCTGCATCATCCTCGGCGGCCTGCTCAGCTACCGCAGCCTCCCCAGGGAGGCTGCCCCCGACATCGCCATCCCTATCGTCATGGTTTCCACCCCCTACTTCGGGGTCTCGCCGGCCGATATTGAGACGCTGGTCACCCAGCCGATGGAGCGCCAGTTTAAAAACCTGCGCGATCTCAAAGAGATGACCTCCACCAGCGCGGAGAGCGCCTCGCTCATCGTGCTGGAGTTCGATCCGGAGGTCGATATCGACGAGGTCCTCCAGCGCATTCGCGTGGAGGTCGACAAAGCCAAACCCGATCTTCCCCCGGACGCCGAAGATACCGAGGTCATGGAGATCAACTCCAGCGACTGGCCGATCCTTGTGGCCAACGTCGCCGGCGATCTCGACCCGGTGCGCCTCAAGGCGCTGGCTGAAGACATGCAGGAAGATCTCGAAGCGCTCCCCGGCGTGCTGCGCGTCAGCCTGGCCGGCGGAGTCGAGCGCGAGATCCACGTGCTCCTCAACCCCGAGCGCATGCGCCAGCTTGGCGTCTCGGCCAACGACGTCAGTCAGGCGCTGCAGAGTGAGAACATCAACCTGCCCGGCGGCTCCATCGACATCGGCTCGATGAAGTACACCGTGCGCGTCGCCGGCGAGTTTGAAGAGCTCGAGTCGATGCGCCACATCGTGGTCAAATCGCCCGACGGAAACCCGATTTACCTGCGGGATGTCGCCGAGATCGAAGATGGCTTTGAAGATCCCACCACGTTTAGCCGGCTGACCGTCTGGAAAGAAAACGCCGCTGGCGAGCGCGTGCCGGTGACCAAGACCAACGTCAGCCTGGCCATCGTCAAGCGCAGCGGTGAGAACATCGTGGCGATCGCCGAGGCCGCCAAAGAGGTCATCGACCGCTACGATCAGCAGGCCGGCGAGAGCGTGCAGATCACGATCGTCAACGACATGTCCAAAAATATCGCGGCGACGGTGCGCGAGCTTGAGAACAACATCATCAGCGGCATGATCCTGGTGCTGCTGGTGCTCTTCTTCTTTATGGGCGGCGCGCGCAACGCGCTCTTCGTGGCGGTGAGTGTGCCGATGAGCATGCTCATCACCTTCCTGGTGCTCTCGATGCTGGGCATCACGCTGAACATGGTCGTGCTCTTCAGCCTGCTGCTCGCGCTGGGGATGCTCGTCGATAACGCCATCGTCATCGTCGAGAACATCTACCGCCACGCCTCCAGCGGCAAAGATCGGGTCACGGCAGCCTACGAAGGCACCAAA
The sequence above is drawn from the Lujinxingia sediminis genome and encodes:
- a CDS encoding TetR/AcrR family transcriptional regulator, which produces MSAPSPPEPPSALMETLVESGLNENAARILIAAARLFSQKGYAATSVREIVQEAEVTNPMLYYYFESKEGVFQRLLTFVVDALHQAIEDAIANHTTTYARLDAIAHTFFDGVEIAPELVRFVYAVLFGPVQSRPVADIVCVQQKTHGLLRQVFDDGIAHGELVLHPGRNTHFLSDQFIGMVNNQMMIAFGILEFIDDATECRRSLDTYIGAGARARLLDFFFHGAGTLAAQETP
- a CDS encoding efflux RND transporter periplasmic adaptor subunit; its protein translation is MTPIASTSPLRRALMALALAMLVGACNSEAADTPEQARVELPPTPVNALTLEATEFTDTFDVLGTAEPVDAVRLMAEVPGRILNAYAEEGEEVKRGQNIFRIDVELDAARIDLMNTQVDAADRELRRLQRLRSEGLATPQQIDQATTSLESARQNLRQTRIGVSKNRVKSPLDGYLVNRTAEPGEFANPGVALAEVIVYDTIVVHAQVPESELRHLSDSETIEVHFPALQKSFEGTIHRVGLRPLGATSTYPVEIRIANEELEIRPGMRASLRFEREHYEQVIMVPREAVLEGYNARETMVVAEDGTAELRRVEIGPGNATNIMITEGLNPGDRLIVRGHRALVAGTRVDIVDDPHASASQAKETL
- a CDS encoding di-heme oxidoredictase family protein; this encodes MRVSFFVSALLLAGGASAACSSPEVDHLPHDVDVDAEDSGDDVDAAADPGWGDASDADVNTTDADRPLEEADWIVALFDEGAPLGGPLTSAPGENFAFLEIADAIPVELTQNFSVGRELFMADWDPAPGPRAVLDGLGPHFHETACVGCHPTSAGRPPTLLDDGDVAPGLLIRLRRPDDGHWVGDPHYGEQFQPRALAGVAPEGAVHWQPHPDDRGLISPEIVLTTSEDAPTLHSETRASARNSPQIVGMGLLEAIADDDLRALANAQSEGGRVSGRVHVRPDGRVGRFGWKSLHTTVLAQSAAAFAEDIGITSALHPDQSCTPTQLDCLDAPSGGSPELADSGLEAVAEFQRYIGVPAFRATTDDAQAREGARHFDAIGCADCHTPRQHTSPDAAELLANQTFFPFTDLLLHDMGPELADAVGEGDATPSEWRTPPLWGLGLVLQRSDDARLLHDGRASTFHEAILWHGGEALDARRSYEALSPAEQEALVHFLGRL